The DNA segment AGCAACAGTCATGCCCCTGCATGCGAGGTTCTCCATAATCCTGTTTATCTCCTCCTGAGGCAGCCCCTCGCCAGGCCTTTTGCCCACATAGATCTTGAGCGCTCGGGTCTCCAAGTTTTCCAGGAGGCCTTTGGGAGCAAGCCTATCGTAGAGTATAGCGTCTGCTGTTTCGAGAGCCCTCAGACCCTTCACGGTGATTAGCTCTGGGTCCCCAGGACCTCCTCCAATGATAACAACCCTACCCTGGCACCTAGCCAAGGTCCTCACCCCAAGCGTCCCAACCCTAGGTCCTCGGCACTACACGCTTACAGCCTGCGCCCGAGTATCACTGGCTCCTCCCTAACAACCCACCTCCTAGCCTCTGCTCCCCTCAGGGCTTCGACGGTCTCTATCCACGCAGGTATACTGTCAACCTCGTAGATGACCAGGAACTCGTAGTCTGCAATACCGAAGGCATAAGTGGTGACCGAGAGAACAGGGTTCTCACGCGTCTTCTCAAGAGCTATTCTAATGTGTTCCCCCATAGCCCTACGCCTCACCTGCTCGGGCTCCAAGTACCATGAAGGGTTCTTCTTCATCGGGTAGGCTACCAGAAAACGGAAGGAACTATCCCTAAGGGCCTGAACAACCTCCTCGGTAGTCTTACTCTTAGCATAAGGCGACTCCTTATAGTATGCCGGCCACCAGACAGCCTCTCTCACACACCTCCACCTAGCCAGCTCAAGCCTAAAACGGCCTATACCCTCAGCCTCAGCAAAGGCGGCCAATAGTGAGAGATGCCCTGGGCCGCAAACGTTGAGATAGGCCTTGGAGAGCTCTGCACCAACACTCTCAGCAGCGCCCGAGACAACACTTCTCCAGGCCTCAGCAGCTCTCGCACCCTGTGGGCAAGAGCCTCCCCCCTCCATACTGTAGCTCGCTACCACAATGTAGAGATCCAACCGGCCGCCACCCAAGCCTGGGAATATGGAGCTAGAGAGCTTAACTTAGACTACAAACCGGTATACCCCAGTATTTACCTCCACAGGGGCGGCGGCTCAGTTGGTCCGTGAAAAAGTCACAGCCCCCTCGTTGCGGGAGGCTCTGTCTACCCAGCGGATCTCATCGCCGCCATTATAAAAGGTTAGAATAGGTGTCGGAGGGAAAAGAGGGTTTGGTCAGTTAGGATGTTACTGTATCTCCTCGTAGCTCTCAAGCCTCTTGCCGTGTATTCTCTCGATAACCGGTATGATCCCCGGGTTCTTGATCTTGGGTATCTCCTCTACAGGAACATACTGGGGGAGAGAATATCTCGTATGCGTCAGCTCTGCAATAATATTTTTCGCCTTGAGGCTGCTAAGTATCTTCCTAAGCCTGTCCTCCCCGACTATGCCGGAGAATATCTTCTTCAGGTCACGCCAGGAGAGTGGCTGCTTAGCCTCGTCGAGAGCTATGAGAACAAGCCTGACTACATCGTCATCAACAAGAGCGGTATAGACGCTGATCTCCGCATCCTCAATAACCACTTTCATTTTCTCGAACTCCTCTAAAATTTTCCTTCTAACCCTCTGAATTACCTCCTCCTCCGCCTCATACTTCTTTACCAGCTGGCTCATGCCAGGCCACCGAATAATATATAGGGTGCAACCTCTATATTAATTTAAAGTTAATAAGCCTTGTGGGACAACGGTGTATCAAGCGTTACATGATAAAGCTTATAAAAGGGCGTTTTAGGCGACGCTGGCGGGCTCGCTGGCAGCTGCAGCTTCAGCCCTAAGCTCCTCGACCTCTTCAACACTAGACAAGTATTCCAACACCTCCGCAATATCACTAGCAATTATCCTCCTCGCCGCGCTGAGCACAATATAGTCTATCACATCCTCCTCGCCATCGCCCAGCCGTGCTATCTCACCGTCGATCTCCAGCGCCCTCCTCGACAATACTACCAGCTCCCTATAGAGGATCGGGCTGGCCATCCTCCAAGGAACGCTCTTCCCCACAGAGACTCCACCATCGATTATATTCGGCCTAGAAGACTCCTAGGGAAGACAGCCACGTATTTACCCTGTATTCCGACACGAGGTCGAGATAGAAGTTACCGCGTCTGGTGCATAACAGCCTCTAGGGGGGATCCTGGGATATAAGCCTACGGCATAGTAGGAGGAGAATAGGCCTGGGGGTAGGCGCCGCAGGGGTTACTTGGGCTGCTTTTGCTCCAGGGGCTCTACAACGAGCTCTATCACATCTCCCTTCACGGCTATTGTCGCCTTACTCTTCTTCGCTGTCAGTATTCCCATGGTAAACGGGAATGTTATGACATTGAGGCTTACATCCCCTTCTGCCCGTATCCTTAGCTTAGCCGACTTTAGCCTACCACCCTTCGGCAGCTTCAAAGTCACTATCTCCGAGTCTACCTCGAACTTTATCGATATTAGATCTCCCTGCAGCTCTACCCTGTTGCTGCTGCTCTCCAATCTAGCAACCTTCTCCCCCAGTGTGTCAACCTCATACCGTGATCCAGCGCTGTACACTTTCACCAGGTCCTCGTTTACATACTCTACCTCGGGGTGTTGAGAGAAGTAGGCACTGACCCTCACGCTGCCGGGCTCGATCTCAGCGCTGAGCCCGCTGGTACCCACCAGTAGGGTGTGGCTGGCCTCGTACCTCCTACCAGACACTAGAACCTTCGAGTTATCCACATCCACCTTAACCCTCTGCTCGTTCTTCAGCAGCATACCGCTATCGCCTCTCCATCCCCATTATTCCCTTAATCCTAGCGGATTGATAACTATTTCTACGGTACAACCGTATCTCGACGGGCTTTAGAGATCCAGAGGTATCACAGTGTGTTACCAAGCCGTGGCTAGCCACGGTGGGAAGTTTCATAGTTAATACCACGTCTAATTATGACTTTAGAGAGTGGGAGACCGGCTTCACGGGGTTGACGGTTCATTGGCGGAGGATGAGGTACCGGAGGATGTCTTAGAAGATCTGGAGCTCGCTAAGAGCGAGGTCGAGAGAGAATTAGAGAAAGTTAGGGGGGGTAGGAGGAAGAGGAGGTATCCCAGCAACAGCGACATAGCGGAGGCTATAAAGGAGTTAGCTAGCTTTGCAAAACTAGACCCCGAAAGCTTCCCCGAGAAGGTTAGAGAGAAGCTTGAAGAGGAGGGCTTCTACACAGGCTTGGTGACTGATGAAAGGATATGGAGGATCTACGAGACGCTACTTCGCAGAGGAGAGATATGATGAAAGGTCCCGAGCCTTCGAGTCTCGATCGGTGGAAAACTGTAAGCGGCTGAGGTGAGGCTTTTATGGGTTTTGTAACATGTTATTTTTGCCAGTCTAGATCGGCCTCCTTCTGTCGTCTATGCGGGAGGCCAGCCTGTGAAAATCATTTAGGCGAGGATGGGTTATGCGTTGCGTGCCGAAGGTCAATCTGCGCTATATGCGGAAGAGGGTTGGCCGTGTCCTACTGCTCTGGCTGCGGAAGGCTTGGCTGTGTTGACTGTCTAGTGCAGTATGATCCGGTGAGGCGTTTCTGCAGAGACTGTCTGGCCCGTGGGGTTTCAGAAAACAGGCCTGAGGCTTTAGAGCCTCTTAAGAGGCTTGTGAAGAGGGTGTTTGCAGCGTGATACAGCGCGCCCCAGCTCCCCCTAGCCTGTATAGGCTTTGAGGGCCCTGTCTATATAGAGGGCTATAATGTTCGCCGGCCTAACACCCTCAAGATACTCCTTGTACACGACTTCCCCGTTTTTGACAGCGAACACGGCTATAGTGGGGCTAGCACCTATCCTATGATGGTTGAAGCTCTCAGCAGCCGCCTTCGAGCTACAGTTCTGAGAGAACCAGTCGCAGAGGACGACAACGAATCTGACCCTACCGTCGCCTGAATACTTGTTCACCACCTCAAGCCAGTAGCGGTCCTGCAGCCTACAGGCGGGGCAGAGGGCGTTGTCGAAGTAAACCACAACAACGCCGTCGCCTAGCTCCTTAGGATCTAAAGCACCTCCGTCGACCCTATGAATCTTCCACCCTCCTTCCCCGGGACTGTAGATATAAATGCCGTGCTGGGAACCGGGGCCAGGCACCTTAGCCTCCATAGAACCACCCACACCACACTAAGCCCTCTTCAAGCCTTATAGGAGATATATTCGCTAGGCAGTGGAAAATCCCATTCGGACACCCCCTAACGCAGCTGACTTTCACTCAAAAAGAGCCCTTGAATAAGAGCACAAGCCTCTACCTATTGAAAATGGGCCCCCGGGTGAGGCTGTTCGGCGCTGCCGAGCCCGCCCACAGTGAGTGCTGGCTGTGATGAACACCGGGTTAGAGAGACGGGGGCCCTAAAGTTCGAATCACTGGATTTATGGATTGGCGCTAAGAGTTTATGCTACCGCAAGCCATGGTGTTGTAGGGAGGAATAGGCGGCTATTCTAGCTGACTCAACAATTGTTCTAGAAGGTGCGTGCGGTGCCTTATCTAGGGATTGAGAGGGGTTGTAGCGGCTTAGCTTAGAGGGTCTTTACCTCTTTATGAGTCTTAGCCATAATTCGTGTAGCCTCGTATCTCCAGTAAGCTCTGGGTGGAAGCTTGTTGCGAGCAGGGGGCCCTGGACAGCGGCAACCCCTACATTTTGGCCGTTGTAGGTTAGCCAGCTTATTATCCTGGCTGGGCTCTCCGCCCCCATTATGGCGGGGCTCCTTATGAAAACCCCGCGGAAGCGGCCTTGTAAGCCGTCTATCTCTAAGTCTGCTTCGAAACTCTCCCGCTGCCTTCCGAAGAAGTTTCTGACAACCTCTATCCTCATGACGCCGAGTAGAGGCTGGCTCTTCTCTCCGACAACCCTGTCCCTAACCTTCCCCGCTAGTATTATGGCGCCAGCGCAGGTGCCCATTGCGGGGAGGCCGTTTAGGATGAGCTCCCTGAGAGGCTCTAGGACTCCTAGCCTCTTCGCCAATATACCTATGGTTGTGCTTTCTCCACCCGGTATGATTATGCCGTCCAGCCCTTTGAGGTCCTCCGGCTTCTTGACCACCACGGCCTCGCCGTGGACGCCTAGACGGTCGAAGGACCTCCGGAGCATGTAGACGTGCTCGTAAACACCGCCCTGGTAGCCTAGCACCCCTACCTTCAAGCCTCAGCACCCCTGACCTGGAGGAGCTCTTCCGGGCTTAGCTTGCGTATGTCAATGCCCATCATGCTCTTAGCCTCGCTAACCATCCTCTGAGCCTCGGCGACGGCCTCTGGATCGTCCCACATGCTGGTGGCTAGCACTATAGCAGCGGCCCTCTCACTAGGGTCTGAGCTCTTGAATATGCCGCTCCCCACGAATACCCCGTCTGCGCCGAGCCACATCATGAGGGCGGCGTCAGCGGGCGTGGCTATGCCTCCGGCCGCGAAGTTTACTACAGGCAGTCTGCCCAGCCTTGCAGTCAGGTCAACGAGCTGGTGCGGTACACCGTACTCCCTCGCCACCCTCAGCCTCTCTTCAGCCGGCAACCCCCGGAGCCTCCATATCTCGCCCATTATAAGTTTCATGTGCCTCACGGCCTCTGCTACGTTGCCGGTGCCAGCCTCGCCCTTAGTTCTTATCATGGAAGCGCCCTCGGCTATCCTCCTCAGAGCCTCTGCAAGGCTTCTAGCTCCATTGACGAATGGGACTTTGAAGAGCCACTTGTTTATATGGTGCTTCTCATCCACAGGCGTGAGGACCTCGCTCTCGTCTATCATGTCAACCCCTATAGACTCGAGTATCATGGCCTCATAGTAATGGCCTATCCTGACCTTCGCCATGACCGGGATTGTTATGCTCGCCATCACCTGCTCTATAACCTTAACATCAGCCATTCTAGCGACGCCGCCAGCCTTCCTGACGTCGTAGGGTAGCTTGTCAAGAACCATAACAGCCACCGCGCCAGCATCCTCAGCTATACCTGCCTGCTCAACGTTCGTCACATCCATCACAACACCGCCCTTCTGGTAGACGGGGAAGCCTAGTTTCACCGCTAGAGTACCGTTGACAGGCCTCTCTAGGACCTCGGGAAGCCTCTCCGGCCCGTACGCAAGCCACACACCCTCCTCTCTAAGCCTGTCTCCAGCCTCTGCGAGCCTGTAGAAGAAGTCGACAATCTCGTTGAACCCGACCTCGTAAAGCCTGACTGATTCGCTTAAGGGACCGTACTTCGGGATCAAGCCTCTACACCGCCCCCTCAAGTCTCCAACTATATTATTAGGGTGCGTGGTGGGTTTATAGCTGAGGCCTTGAGGGAGCTGGCGTCTCAAGAGGCCTCATACTATGTCCTCGTCCCCCAACTGGACAGACACCTTTAGAACCCCCGCCTCCCTGGCTAGTTTGTACAGTGTCCGGTGGGCTTCAACACCATCCTCCCCCATATCCAGGGTTCTCTCGTTAACGTACATCCTGATGAACCGGGCTACCAGCTCCCGATCTTTGACCCTGCTATAGCGCATCGAGTATTCCAGAGCCTCATCGAAATGCTGGTAGGCGTATTCAATGCTCCTCCTCAGTGCGTCCCTAAACTTGGCGGCAGCGCTACGGCCAAGCCTTTTGCTGAACACGTCTACCCCTAGAGGCATAGGCAGCCCGCCGGTTGCGCGGGCCCACCAGTCCCAAAGGTCGAGGACGACAGTTAACCCTCTCCTGGAGTACGCTATCTGCTCCTCGTGAATGAGGAGGCCTGCATCGACTTTTCCCTCCTCAACAAGCCCGGGAATCTCATCGAACCTTGCATATACTGGGGTGAACTTGCCTTTCAACGCTATAGTCAGCAGGAGGCCCGCGGTGGTGTACCTGCCGGGTAGAGCTATGCGCGATCCCTCAAGCCTCAACCCGTCCTTCCGGGCGACAACCACCGGGCCGTAACCCTCTCCCATGCTCGCTCCGGTCCTCAGAAGGAAGTACCTGTTAATTAGGTACGCGTAGGCGTGGGCGCTGACAGCACTGGCGTCAACATTCCTACCCTCCTCTACAAGCCACCTGTTAAGCGTCTCTATATCCTCAATAATATGCTTCACACCACGGAACCCCTCGATCTCTATAGCCCCCACCGCTATCCCGTAGAACATAAAAGCGTCGTCGGAGTCAGGAGTGTGAGCAACAGTCAGCATTCCCCCATACAAACCTTCCTACACCCCACCACCACCCGGTGGCGGGTAGGGTGTATAACTACAGCTACAGTACACCTCCCCGGGGCGGCATAGGGGTTTCCGAAATCTAATTTTAAGCTAATATTCCTCGGGGGGAACATTTCTCACGCGGGTGCGTCTCTTAGGTTGTCGATGCTCGCTGGCATTGCTGAGGACAAAGTGTTAGAGAATATTCTGAAGAGTGCGGATGAGCTTGGCCTAGGCGATGCTCTCTTCAACGCTCTCGAAGGGAGAGCCTCTGCCAGGGATATAGTCGAGCTTTACAAGGCCCCCACCCCTCTCCTGGGCGCCGTAGCCCGGAGAGTGACAGACCTTCTGACGGGCAGGAGGGTTGGCTACATTGTCAACATGATCATGAACTATACTAATATATGTGTCGTGGGCTGTACCTTCTGTAGCTTCTACAGGAAGTCCGGTCATCCGGAGGCCTACAAGCTGGAGGCGAGGGAAGCTGCATCCCAGGTGATAGACGCGTGGAGGAGGTATAAGATCAGGCAGGTCCTCTTCCAGGGCGGTGTCGACCCGGCCATACCACTAGAA comes from the Aeropyrum camini SY1 = JCM 12091 genome and includes:
- a CDS encoding MqnA/MqnD/SBP family protein, which produces MYGGMLTVAHTPDSDDAFMFYGIAVGAIEIEGFRGVKHIIEDIETLNRWLVEEGRNVDASAVSAHAYAYLINRYFLLRTGASMGEGYGPVVVARKDGLRLEGSRIALPGRYTTAGLLLTIALKGKFTPVYARFDEIPGLVEEGKVDAGLLIHEEQIAYSRRGLTVVLDLWDWWARATGGLPMPLGVDVFSKRLGRSAAAKFRDALRRSIEYAYQHFDEALEYSMRYSRVKDRELVARFIRMYVNERTLDMGEDGVEAHRTLYKLAREAGVLKVSVQLGDEDIV
- a CDS encoding chlorite dismutase family protein, with amino-acid sequence MDLYIVVASYSMEGGGSCPQGARAAEAWRSVVSGAAESVGAELSKAYLNVCGPGHLSLLAAFAEAEGIGRFRLELARWRCVREAVWWPAYYKESPYAKSKTTEEVVQALRDSSFRFLVAYPMKKNPSWYLEPEQVRRRAMGEHIRIALEKTRENPVLSVTTYAFGIADYEFLVIYEVDSIPAWIETVEALRGAEARRWVVREEPVILGRRL
- the pdxS gene encoding pyridoxal 5'-phosphate synthase lyase subunit PdxS, translating into MIPKYGPLSESVRLYEVGFNEIVDFFYRLAEAGDRLREEGVWLAYGPERLPEVLERPVNGTLAVKLGFPVYQKGGVVMDVTNVEQAGIAEDAGAVAVMVLDKLPYDVRKAGGVARMADVKVIEQVMASITIPVMAKVRIGHYYEAMILESIGVDMIDESEVLTPVDEKHHINKWLFKVPFVNGARSLAEALRRIAEGASMIRTKGEAGTGNVAEAVRHMKLIMGEIWRLRGLPAEERLRVAREYGVPHQLVDLTARLGRLPVVNFAAGGIATPADAALMMWLGADGVFVGSGIFKSSDPSERAAAIVLATSMWDDPEAVAEAQRMVSEAKSMMGIDIRKLSPEELLQVRGAEA
- the pdxT gene encoding pyridoxal 5'-phosphate synthase glutaminase subunit PdxT, translating into MKVGVLGYQGGVYEHVYMLRRSFDRLGVHGEAVVVKKPEDLKGLDGIIIPGGESTTIGILAKRLGVLEPLRELILNGLPAMGTCAGAIILAGKVRDRVVGEKSQPLLGVMRIEVVRNFFGRQRESFEADLEIDGLQGRFRGVFIRSPAIMGAESPARIISWLTYNGQNVGVAAVQGPLLATSFHPELTGDTRLHELWLRLIKR
- a CDS encoding TlpA family protein disulfide reductase, translating into MEAKVPGPGSQHGIYIYSPGEGGWKIHRVDGGALDPKELGDGVVVVYFDNALCPACRLQDRYWLEVVNKYSGDGRVRFVVVLCDWFSQNCSSKAAAESFNHHRIGASPTIAVFAVKNGEVVYKEYLEGVRPANIIALYIDRALKAYTG